The Dysgonomonadaceae bacterium PH5-43 nucleotide sequence AAGTCCTTTCGCTTACCAATGGGTATGCTGTGGACTTAAATGAGAATACGAAGAATATGAATATACAATAACTTAAACGAAACTCAGGTTATTAGCTGCAATCTCTTTCATTGCGGTTATTTCGTCCGAGTTTGGAACAGAAATCCCCTGCATACCGTCCATGTCGTACACTTCCATTTCAACGGGTATCACATTATCCGCATATTGGATTGAAGTAATGGTAATGTGCAGGCGTTCCCCACCAATCTTTGCACTTCCGGTAAGAATTGTATTAGCAGGAATCAGCATATTTCCGGCTCGCATGGGTTCTAATAAACGCAACTGTAATTCTTTTCCATTGGAAAGAGTAATAGTCTGATATACTGAAGCCCTGATGCTATTTTTATCCGTTACCGCTTCGTTTCCGATAAATGTCTGAACCTTGATTTACTTGATTGTTTGATTATCAGGATTAATCAATATCTTTGTGTGTAAATATTAATATTATGCTACACGAAGATTTAACCAAAAAGATTATTGGCTGTGCAATGACAGTTCACAACGCATTAGGGAATGGATTCCAAGAAGTCATTTATCAAAGGGCTTTAGCTATTGAAATGGAAAATAAAGGTTTAGTCTTCCATCGAGAAATGGAAATGCCTATTTTCTACCGAGATATTCAGATAGGTACAAGGCGAGTCGATTTCTTTGTTGAAGAAAATATTATGGTTGAGTTGAAAGCAATTATTCAACTTGAAGACATTCATTTAGCACAAGCCATGAATTATCTTGAAGCATATAAAATGCAAATTGGCTTACTAATAAATTTTGGTGCAAGAAGCTTACAATTTAAGCGAGTACACAACAACAAATTATCAAGTTAATCCTTTAATCCTAATAAATCAAGGTTCGGACATTTTCCTTTTCATAGGCAGTCCGTTTATCCCCTACGATTGCTTCATCTTTGGGAATAGGCAGTTCGGAGTTGAAACCGTCGGGTTGCTTGTCGTCCTTACTACCCGAAGGTGCAAAGATGAGCCACATCGACCCGATGAACAGCAAAACGAATAAGGGGTAGATAAGCATCTTTTTCCGCTTCTGTATCTCCTGCGGAGTAAGCTCCTTTTTCGGCTTACTCTCTTTCTTAGTTTCGGCAACGTCGGGTTTCCGTTCGTTGCCTTCATTTGCATTACTCATACTTAAATCTGTTTATTTGGTTTATACTATCCGCTTTTTGCGTATGCTCCAGTTCCAAGCGTTTGATATGCTCTATCTGCATCTCCTGATAATAGCAGGAAGCGCTTTTGTATAAAATTTTTAACAAGATAATTTGAATTTGAAAATAATTGTTTACATTTGGCAATCAATATTATAACACCTTTAATTTCAATAATCATGGCAGTAAATTATGTAATTGTACCTAAGGCTAACCCACAAGATAGGGAAGCTCCTCCCAAATTTTATGCACAAGCTAAAAGCAGAGGCGAATTGACTTTTAGAAAGTTAAGCAAAGAAATAGCCGAAGGTTCTACAACCGTAAGCGACACAGACGTTCTTGCTGTATTGAATGATTTGACAAAAATATTAAGACGTCATCTTGAAAATGGAGAAATTGTCCGCTTTGGCGATTTCGGTTCTTTTCAGATAACAATCAGTAGTGAAGGCTCTGAAACTGTTGAAAAGTTTCACTCTTCGATGATTAAGAACCCCAAAGTAACATTCCGTCCCGGAGTTGATTTGAAAGAAATGCTTGCAACTCTGAAGTACGAGAAAGAAAAATAAAAAGGTGCTATCCTTTTGAAAAAAGCTTTAGTGGTAAATTTAAAAAGGTACTATCCTTTTGGAGAAAAGGAAGTGAGCTTTTGAGGAAAAGATACTGATTTTTTATGCAAAATAAAACTTTCAATATCTTTACATATAATAACAAACTAATTAATAGGAACATTATGTAGAACATAGCGAAATAATATAAAATAAAAGCGTTAGTTTTTATTCTTGCTTTCGAAATTACCACTTTAGAAGCAACCAAGAGTAAAGCGTAAGCGCTCACGTAGAAATACGTGGGCTTTACTCATTTATTTGGTTGCATGGTTGTGGTAAACCTCGAAAGCGAATAGAAAAAGTAAAGTTCCACGTTTTTTTATGCATTCAATTGACAATATTTAAACAATTAAAATTATGATTTTATGAAAACAATGATTACGCGACTAAGTATACTTATGCTTTTATGGATAAGCATGAGTTCAGTAATTTTAGCTCAATTTTCAGGCGGTGACGGTTCGGAGAACGACCCATATATTGTTAGTACTCCCGAGCAACTTAACGCAGTGCGAAATTATTTATCGGCGTGTTTTATACTCGAAAATGATATTGACATTTCGGGACAGAACTGGACTCCAATAGGAACAAACAGTTCATCCAGTTTTCAAGGTCTTTTTGATGGCAATAATAAAAAAATCATTGGGCTTTCAATTTCCAACGCATCAGCATATCCAGGAATAGGGTTATTTGGATATATAAGTGGTACTGTAAAAAACCTTGGCATTGAAAATGTTAACATTCCTATTTCATCTATATCTGGTTATAGCGTAGGTGCAGTGGTTGGTTACAATGCAGGTGGCAATGTGTTAAACTGTTATTCAACAGGTACACGAGTAAGTTCTTCTAGTACTGGTAGTGGAGCTTCTCCTCGTGCAGGCGGAGTGGTGGGTTCCAATACCGGCAACGTGTCGAACTGTTATTCGACAGTTACAGTAAATTCTTCTGCGAGTAGCATTTCGACCAGTTGTGGTGCAGGCGGAGTGGTAGGTAGCAATTCAGGCAATGTGTCGAATTGTTATTTTGCAGGTTCTGTAAGTACAACTATTTCAATGGGAGGTGGAGGTATTTCTTATGTATCTGCTACTACAGGTGGAGTGGTAGGTAACAATTCAGGCAGCGTGTCGAATTGCTATTCAACAGGAACAGTCAGTGCGACAGCTAACTTTAATTCTTATAATACTTCTGCCAATGCTCGTTCTTATGCAGGTGGAGTGGTCGGTAATGGTAGCAATGGTAGTGTGTCGAACTGTTATTCAACAAGTACGGTAAACGCGTCTTCTACTTCTAATTCAACAAGTACTTACTCCTATGCTTATGCAGGAGGAGTGATTGGTAATGGTAGCGCGTCAAACTGTTATGCAACAGGCGATGTAAGGGCATATACAGGCTCGGGTAATTCTTATGCTTATGCAGGAGGAATAGCAGGCAGTGGCAATGCTTCGAATTGTGTTGCGCTCAATTCAAAGTTAACTTGCGACTCCCGTACATGGAACAGATTTGGGCGGGTGTCAGGCGATGGCAGTAGTAGCACGAACAACATCGCTTTTAGCGAGATGACAGTGCCAACCGGTAATAACGGAACTAACTATGTCAACGGAGACAATATAAACAAAGAAGCAATCCATGAAAGCAGTACTCTTGGTAATAAATTTATAATCGAAAATGGTTGGTCAACCGAAAATGGTAAACTTCCGGGGTTATTTGGTAATGTGGTAATTATGCCTATTCATCTCCGTATTCTAGACAATCCATATATTACAACTGTTAGTTTGCCAAACATCGAAGTAGAAATGGAATACAACCAAACTCTTGGGATTGACAGCGACACACCAGTAACATGGTCATTGGAAAATGGCAATCTTCCAAATGGATTGACACTTTCGGGAAATGGCATCATTTCAGGCACTCCGACAACTGCGGGAACGTTTAACTTCACTGTTAAGGCAATTAACTCTTCTGGAGTTGATAAAAAGGAGTTGATATTAACCGTTTGGGTACCAGAAGTAATTGGAGTAAGAGTATCGCCTGCTATAGCTTGCTTGGCAAAAAAAACAACGCAGCAGTTTACCGCCAAGGTAACCACCATAGGTAACATATCCAGAGAAGTGGTATGGACGGTATCGGGCAGTACGTCGGCATCAACGGCTATAAGCACTGACGGTCTGTTAGAGATAGGCGAGGACGAAACAGCTACAGCACTCACGGTAACGGCTATCTCCGAAGGCGATGATACAAAAACATCTATCGCCTTGATAACGGTATCGGTAGATGTTATTGTTGATTGTTCTGTCATGGCAAGCGGTGAGGCTGGTGCAGAAGTTAGATGGTTATTATGCGAAAATGGTATGCTTGTCATTATGGGAACTGGTGCTATGACCAATTTCACATCGGCATCTAACGTGCCGTGGTACGATAATCGTAATAGTATTCAAACATTAGTATTATCAGACAAGATAACAGATATTGGAAATTACGCTTTTTACGAATGTAGTGGCATAACGTCTGTTACCATTCCCGAAAATGTGACATCTATCGGACAACGTGCTTTTTACAACTGTAGCAATTTAGCCACCATCAATTTTAATGCAAACAGTTGCACTACCATGGGAAATAGTAGCAATCCTGTGTTTTACGGTTGTAGTGCATTTACAACATTGCACATAGGGACTCAAGTTAAAAGAATTCCCGCCTATGCTTTTTCCAGTTGCAATAAATTGACCACTGTTA carries:
- a CDS encoding hypothetical protein (product_source=Hypo-rule applied; pfam=PF12508); its protein translation is MRAGNMLIPANTILTGSAKIGGERLHITITSIQYADNVIPVEMEVYDMDGMQGISVPNSDEITAMKEIAANNLSFV
- a CDS encoding GxxExxY protein (product_source=TIGR04256; pfam=PF13366; tigrfam=TIGR04256); the encoded protein is MLHEDLTKKIIGCAMTVHNALGNGFQEVIYQRALAIEMENKGLVFHREMEMPIFYRDIQIGTRRVDFFVEENIMVELKAIIQLEDIHLAQAMNYLEAYKMQIGLLINFGARSLQFKRVHNNKLSS
- a CDS encoding hypothetical protein (product_source=Hypo-rule applied; cath_funfam=3.40.1130.10; transmembrane_helix_parts=Inside_1_37,TMhelix_38_57,Outside_58_100) — translated: MSNANEGNERKPDVAETKKESKPKKELTPQEIQKRKKMLIYPLFVLLFIGSMWLIFAPSGSKDDKQPDGFNSELPIPKDEAIVGDKRTAYEKENVRTLIY
- a CDS encoding putative histone-like DNA-binding protein (product_source=TIGR01201; cath_funfam=4.10.520.10; cog=COG0776; pfam=PF18291; smart=SM00411; superfamily=47729; tigrfam=TIGR01201) — encoded protein: MAINIITPLISIIMAVNYVIVPKANPQDREAPPKFYAQAKSRGELTFRKLSKEIAEGSTTVSDTDVLAVLNDLTKILRRHLENGEIVRFGDFGSFQITISSEGSETVEKFHSSMIKNPKVTFRPGVDLKEMLATLKYEKEK